A stretch of the Thermococcus sp. genome encodes the following:
- a CDS encoding PaaI family thioesterase: MEQRTHRLTNERLVGRPLKIEPGWAEVELLTTEEMAVDEYGLVHGGFTFGLADYAAMLAVNEPTVVLGKAEVRFLKPVKVGNRLIAKAEVVEDLGRKKVVKADVFRGDEKVFEGTFHCYVLERHVLE, from the coding sequence ATGGAGCAGAGGACGCACAGACTGACCAATGAAAGGCTCGTTGGCAGGCCGTTGAAGATTGAACCGGGATGGGCTGAAGTCGAGCTTTTAACGACGGAAGAGATGGCCGTTGACGAGTACGGCCTCGTTCACGGTGGTTTCACTTTCGGCTTGGCCGACTACGCGGCGATGTTGGCTGTAAACGAGCCTACCGTTGTTCTCGGGAAGGCCGAGGTAAGGTTCCTGAAGCCCGTGAAGGTGGGGAATAGACTGATAGCCAAAGCAGAAGTCGTTGAAGACCTCGGACGGAAGAAGGTAGTTAAGGCTGACGTTTTTAGGGGGGACGAGAAGGTTTTTGAGGGAACCTTCCACTGCTATGTTCTCGAGAGGCACGTGCTCGAGTAA
- a CDS encoding nicotinamidase, which produces MPEEALIVVDMQRDFMPGGALPVPEGDKIIPKCNEYIRKFREKGALIVATRDWHPENHISFKEQGGPWPRHCVQNTPGAEFVVDLPEDAVIISKATEPDKEAYSGFEGTNLAEILREKGVKRVYICGVATEYCVKATALDALKYGFEVYLLSDAVKGINPDDESKALEELKKAGVKIL; this is translated from the coding sequence ATGCCGGAGGAGGCACTCATAGTTGTGGACATGCAGAGGGACTTTATGCCGGGGGGAGCCCTTCCCGTTCCAGAGGGAGACAAAATAATCCCGAAATGCAACGAGTACATAAGGAAGTTCAGGGAGAAGGGGGCTCTCATAGTTGCAACCCGCGACTGGCACCCGGAGAACCACATAAGTTTCAAGGAACAGGGCGGACCATGGCCGAGGCACTGCGTTCAGAACACGCCCGGGGCGGAGTTCGTCGTTGACCTACCGGAGGATGCGGTTATAATCTCGAAGGCTACCGAACCAGACAAGGAAGCCTATTCCGGTTTCGAGGGAACGAACCTGGCTGAGATTCTGAGGGAAAAAGGAGTCAAGAGGGTTTATATCTGTGGTGTCGCTACCGAGTACTGCGTTAAGGCAACGGCTTTAGACGCCCTAAAATACGGCTTTGAGGTTTACCTGCTGAGCGACGCTGTGAAGGGCATCAATCCTGATGACGAGAGCAAAGCTCTTGAGGAACTGAAGAAGGCCGGCGTGAAGATTCTGTGA
- a CDS encoding DUF2240 family protein — protein sequence MHPLKEAVEVKGSTEFTRSELVGILSFKLRRFSVGEAKERIKEWLEEGLLEEYNGVLVAKLDLLEEKERPENLLGEMVVYIARALGWTELEVMEGIKALRERYGDLDERVLAYLFGLEKGIDMSRFKDRLEV from the coding sequence ATGCACCCGCTGAAGGAGGCAGTTGAGGTCAAAGGCTCGACCGAGTTTACAAGGAGCGAGTTAGTCGGGATTCTGAGCTTTAAGTTGAGGCGCTTTTCGGTTGGCGAGGCCAAGGAGAGAATCAAGGAATGGCTTGAGGAGGGCCTATTAGAGGAGTATAATGGGGTTCTCGTAGCAAAACTCGACCTTCTCGAGGAGAAGGAAAGACCGGAGAACCTCCTGGGAGAGATGGTGGTTTACATAGCGAGAGCCCTTGGATGGACGGAGCTTGAGGTCATGGAGGGTATAAAGGCCCTCCGCGAGCGCTACGGCGATTTGGACGAGAGGGTTCTGGCTTACCTCTTCGGCCTTGAGAAGGGGATAGACATGTCCCGCTTCAAGGACAGACTTGAGGTTTAA